From Cryobacterium sp. GrIS_2_6:
CTGCGTCCGATTCCAGGTTGGAGAGGAAGCCCTGTAGCCGGGCGCCCCGTGGCACACCCCTCTGATCTCCCATGACGCCTGCTCACGTGCGGGCGCCCTGGATTCCACCTTTTCTGTTGCTCGTTCCATTGAAAGGACACCGTGTCTACCAAGTCACGTACCCGCAGTAAGACCCGCCTGTCGCGGGCCCTGGGCATCGCCCTGACCCCGAAGGCCGCTCGCTACCTCGAGAAGCGTCCGTACGCTCCGGGCGAGCACGGTCGCACCAAGCGCAAGACCGATTCCGACTATGCCGTGCGTCTCCGCGAAAAGCAGCGCTTAAGGGCTCAGTACGGCATCCGCGAGGCCCAGCTCAAGATCGCATTCGAAGAAGCCCGTCGCGCCCAGGGCCTGACCGGTGAAAACCTGGTCGAGATCCTCGAGACCCGCCTCGACGCACTCCTCGTTCGCGCGGCAATCGCCCGCACGACAGCGCAGGCCCGCCAGATGGTCGTGCACCGTCACATCCTCGTCGACGGCCAGCTCGTCGACCGCCCCTCCTTCCGCGTGAAGCCGGGCCAGCTCATCCACGTCAAGGCTCGCAGCGAGGGCATGGAGCCGTTCCAGGTCGCCGCTGCCGGCGGACACGTCGACGTGCTCCCGAAGCTGCCGCCGTACCTCGAGGTCGAGATCGACAAGCTGCAGGCCCGCCTCGTGCGTCGCCCGAAGCGCATCGAAATCCCCGTGACGTGTGAAGTCCAGCTCGTCGTCGAGTACTACGCAGCCCGCTAGGTTCCGCTGCCCGTCGTCTGGCGGCATCTGAACTACGCTGGAGAGCGGATCACCCCCAAGGGGTGGTCCGCTTCGTGCGTTAACCGGTGCAGTACGCCGGGTGCCAAGGCATGCCCCTCTCGGAATGGATGGAGTCACCAGTGTCAGGTGGAGATATCGCGGGCCTCGCTGCCGCCGTCGTGTTTGCCGTTCTCGTCGGGCTCCTCGCCGTCCCGCTGCTGAAGCTCGGCCGGGTGTTCGACGAGACGACCGTGGCCATCCATGAGCTGAGCCAGAACGTCGCGCCGCTCCTCTCCGAAACCACCACGACCCTGCAGGAAACAAACAAACAGCTGGCCAGGGTCGACACGATCACCGGAAACGTCGCGGACGTGACGGGCAATGTCTCGGCACTCGTCGCGCTGTTCGCCGCGACCGTCGGCGGACCGCTCATCAAACTCGCAGGCTTCTCCGCCGCCGTCAGGGCGGGTTTCCGCGCGGCATCGCCGACGCGCGCAGGCCGTCGGCGCGGGTAGTCGGCTACGCTGGAAAGAGGCTGGTCGAGTCCGGGATACGCCGGCCGCACCATACGCGCGGCCATCGCGCATTTCTTATCAGGGTCTCCACACCGTTCAGGGAGCATTTGTCATGAAGAATTTCATCTGGTTGGTCATCGGGGTCGGCATCGGATTCTTGATCGCGCATGAAGCCAACAACACGCGTCAGGGCAAGCTGTTCTTCAGTGACCTCGACACCAAGGCCCGCGAGTTCGGCGAGGCCATCTCCGATGGCTACCGCAAGCGCGAGGCCGAGCTGCGCGACGCGCTCGGCGACGTCGCCGACGCCGGAACGGACGCGCTCGGCGGAACGACCCGCCCCTGAGCAACGCTCGGCCCTCGCTACTTTTTCGCCTATTCATTTTTCAACGAACTACGGAACCCATGCAGACTGCTGAAATTCGCGGGCGCTGGCTCGACTTCTTTGCCGACCGCGGACACACCGTCGTACCGTCGGCGTCACTCGTCAGCGACGACCCCACCCTCCTGTTCACCGTCGCCGGGATGGTGCCCTTTGTGCCCTATCTGACCGGCCTGGTCCCCGCGCCGTATCCCCGTGCAACGAGTGTGCAGAAATGCATCAGGACCAACGACATCGAAGAAGTGGGTAAGACCCCCCGCCACGGTACGTTCTTCCAGATGAACGGCAACTTCTCCTTCGGGGATTATTTCAAGGAACAGGCCATCGGCTACGCCTGGGAGCTCCTGACGAAGTCGGAGGCGGACGGCGGCTACGGATTCCAGGAGAGGGACCTCTGGGTCACCGTCTATCAGGATGACGATGAGGCGTTCCGCTACTGGCGCGCCCTCGGTCTGTCGGAGGACCGCATCCAGCGCCTCGGTATGGACAGCAACTACTGGTCTACCGGCCAGCCGGGTCCCGCGGGCCCCTGCTCCGAGATCTTCTTCGACCGCGGCCCCGCGTACGGTG
This genomic window contains:
- the rpsD gene encoding 30S ribosomal protein S4, translated to MSTKSRTRSKTRLSRALGIALTPKAARYLEKRPYAPGEHGRTKRKTDSDYAVRLREKQRLRAQYGIREAQLKIAFEEARRAQGLTGENLVEILETRLDALLVRAAIARTTAQARQMVVHRHILVDGQLVDRPSFRVKPGQLIHVKARSEGMEPFQVAAAGGHVDVLPKLPPYLEVEIDKLQARLVRRPKRIEIPVTCEVQLVVEYYAAR
- a CDS encoding DUF948 domain-containing protein, encoding MSGGDIAGLAAAVVFAVLVGLLAVPLLKLGRVFDETTVAIHELSQNVAPLLSETTTTLQETNKQLARVDTITGNVADVTGNVSALVALFAATVGGPLIKLAGFSAAVRAGFRAASPTRAGRRRG